One window from the genome of Commensalibacter oyaizuii encodes:
- a CDS encoding helix-turn-helix domain-containing protein translates to MVQQSYRQVFCYRLKQARKLKGLSQKKLGILAGIDEFVASTRINRYEKGVHEVDIETAQKLAVVLEVPLAFLYTEDNLLAELIMNYHKLPDEAKLMIHNTLNQHTV, encoded by the coding sequence ATGGTACAACAATCGTATCGACAAGTTTTTTGTTATCGTTTAAAGCAGGCCAGAAAATTAAAGGGATTATCACAAAAAAAACTAGGTATTTTGGCGGGGATTGATGAGTTTGTTGCCAGTACGAGAATTAATCGATATGAAAAAGGCGTGCATGAAGTGGATATTGAAACAGCACAAAAATTAGCTGTTGTTTTAGAGGTACCACTAGCTTTTTTATATACAGAGGATAATTTACTAGCAGAATTGATTATGAATTATCATAAATTACCGGATGAGGCTAAGTTGATGATACACAACACATTAAACCAACATACCGTTTGA
- the gatC gene encoding Asp-tRNA(Asn)/Glu-tRNA(Gln) amidotransferase subunit GatC has translation MGAELTNKKQANVLDTKIVQRVAKLSSLAVKEDELATYASDLGGIIHWMEQLNEVDITNIQPMVGTEIAQLRLREDVVTDGDCKEDVLSNAPERIADFYAVPKVVE, from the coding sequence ATGGGGGCTGAATTGACCAATAAAAAGCAGGCCAATGTATTGGATACAAAGATTGTCCAACGAGTTGCTAAATTATCTTCGTTAGCAGTGAAGGAGGATGAGTTGGCAACTTATGCGTCAGATCTGGGTGGAATTATTCATTGGATGGAACAGTTAAACGAGGTTGATATTACAAATATTCAACCAATGGTTGGCACAGAAATTGCCCAGTTACGCTTACGCGAAGATGTCGTAACGGACGGTGATTGTAAAGAGGATGTTCTTTCCAATGCCCCAGAACGGATTGCTGATTTTTATGCTGTGCCAAAGGTAGTTGAATAA
- a CDS encoding CobW family GTP-binding protein codes for MSDEKETVPVTVLTGYLGAGKTTLLNHILTAQHGKKYAVIVNEYGELGIDNDLVVDADEEIFEMNNGCVCCTIRGDLVRILGTLMKRRNKFDGIIVETTGLADPAPVAQTFFVDEDVKQKTRLDGVIAVVDAQHIMQTLDDSKEAVNQIAFADVILLNKTDLVEEAQLKEVETRVRAINPYVALYRTRKGNINLEKIVDLGGFDLKKALALAPKFLDNNEHEHEHEHEHEHEHEHEHEHEHEHEAHHHHGDGVHSISFMEERPLDSKKFNFWIMSILQKFGLELLRTKGILNFSDSDQCFAFQAVHMMADGDFIRPWKPNEKRCSRLVFIGRNLDEQNLRKGFESCLA; via the coding sequence ATGTCTGATGAAAAGGAAACCGTTCCTGTTACGGTATTAACGGGATATCTTGGTGCTGGAAAAACCACATTACTTAATCATATTTTGACGGCACAACATGGTAAAAAATATGCTGTAATTGTGAATGAATATGGTGAACTAGGTATCGATAATGATTTAGTTGTTGATGCTGATGAAGAAATTTTTGAAATGAATAACGGCTGTGTTTGCTGTACTATTCGTGGTGATTTGGTTCGGATTTTAGGGACGTTAATGAAACGTAGGAATAAATTCGATGGGATCATCGTTGAAACCACAGGGCTTGCTGATCCTGCACCCGTGGCGCAAACATTTTTCGTTGATGAAGATGTAAAGCAAAAAACCAGATTGGATGGGGTTATTGCCGTTGTCGATGCACAACATATTATGCAAACTCTTGATGATAGCAAAGAAGCCGTTAATCAAATTGCTTTTGCAGATGTAATTTTGCTAAATAAAACGGATTTAGTAGAAGAGGCACAGTTAAAAGAGGTTGAAACACGGGTTCGTGCTATTAATCCTTATGTTGCTTTATATCGTACTCGTAAGGGGAATATTAATCTAGAGAAGATTGTGGATTTAGGTGGATTTGATTTAAAAAAAGCATTAGCTTTGGCGCCTAAATTTCTCGATAATAACGAACACGAACACGAACACGAACACGAACACGAACACGAACACGAACACGAACACGAACACGAACACGAACACGAAGCACATCACCATCATGGGGACGGAGTACACAGTATCTCGTTTATGGAAGAACGGCCATTAGATTCAAAGAAGTTTAATTTTTGGATTATGTCAATATTACAAAAATTTGGTCTAGAATTATTACGTACTAAAGGGATATTAAATTTCTCTGATTCAGATCAGTGTTTTGCCTTTCAAGCTGTGCATATGATGGCGGATGGTGATTTTATTCGCCCTTGGAAACCAAATGAAAAACGATGTTCTAGGTTGGTTTTTATTGGGCGCAATTTAGATGAACAAAACTTGCGTAAAGGGTTTGAAAGTTGCCTTGCTTAA
- a CDS encoding WD40 repeat domain-containing protein, whose protein sequence is MMNTPLQLIDSRGKYRQVEGNIISCVVSQDGQYIAFATADGDLWLVPRNELEDPQQWQMIQPHDGGILCLARDSTPSGFLTSGDDNQIFRIIPGQDPQLLVKTKRWVEHIALWIDPKGKGTKIAVTVGKEVHIYHHDFDQPITILPHESTVSDLTFNQEGTRLATAYYSGVTLWDVKQPVAKKIKDFIWKGSHLVIALHPREEAVVTSMQDHDLHGWRISDGHNMRMSGYPTKVQSLQFSNDGKWLATSGAESIVMWPFFDGGPMGKPPVELPGIPGGCCTIVQFHPTYGDLLAAGFLDGSVLFISPDGEKVLPISLGQEKDFGEVTAISFDLSGSLFCFGTEKGIIAVIDLTAQA, encoded by the coding sequence ATGATGAATACACCGTTGCAGTTAATAGATAGTCGAGGAAAATATAGACAAGTTGAGGGAAATATTATTAGCTGTGTGGTTTCTCAAGATGGTCAATATATTGCTTTTGCAACGGCGGATGGTGATTTATGGTTAGTGCCTCGTAATGAATTAGAGGATCCTCAACAATGGCAGATGATTCAACCCCATGATGGGGGAATTTTATGTTTGGCTCGTGACAGTACACCTTCAGGATTTCTGACATCTGGGGATGATAATCAGATATTTCGAATTATTCCTGGACAAGACCCACAGTTATTAGTGAAAACCAAGCGTTGGGTTGAGCACATTGCTTTGTGGATTGATCCTAAAGGTAAAGGGACAAAAATCGCGGTAACAGTGGGCAAAGAGGTTCACATCTACCATCATGATTTTGACCAACCTATTACCATATTACCTCATGAGTCGACAGTCAGTGATTTAACTTTTAATCAGGAAGGAACCAGACTGGCCACGGCATATTATAGCGGTGTAACATTGTGGGACGTGAAGCAGCCTGTCGCAAAGAAAATCAAAGATTTTATTTGGAAAGGCAGTCATTTGGTAATAGCCTTGCATCCCAGAGAAGAAGCTGTAGTTACTTCTATGCAAGATCATGATCTGCATGGATGGCGAATTTCTGATGGTCACAATATGCGGATGAGTGGTTATCCAACCAAAGTCCAATCTTTACAATTCTCAAATGATGGTAAGTGGTTAGCAACCAGCGGTGCTGAATCTATTGTTATGTGGCCATTTTTTGATGGTGGACCAATGGGGAAACCCCCTGTTGAATTACCAGGAATTCCTGGAGGATGCTGCACAATTGTCCAGTTTCACCCAACATATGGTGACTTATTAGCTGCGGGTTTTCTTGATGGCAGTGTATTATTTATCAGTCCGGATGGTGAAAAAGTACTGCCCATTAGTTTAGGACAGGAAAAAGATTTTGGTGAAGTAACAGCTATTTCCTTTGATTTGTCAGGAAGCTTATTTTGTTTTGGAACAGAAAAGGGTATCATTGCAGTTATTGATTTGACTGCGCAAGCGTAA
- a CDS encoding O-antigen ligase family protein, with product MDSIYKFLHHTSLGSALILPLFLTHFRGIADGLMSYIAICFLLHSILQKDWDWARQSWIIIAFIWWGWLLICSIPFGSFLRYGGQGNILEAFVVVRFLIFVVAMQRWVLVDERHRRWIGYVIAGCCLYIVAQMLCQFVVGYNFFGSPRYIDGTLTGPYPHPRAAAPLSRILLPTSLVSVVFVIYTVKGWKGQLGALLILLFALAVLALAGQRMPFILFVMGLIIAVIWLRPLRNLALMTIGILPVVILITAFVSPRSFHHLVIRFIEQMSHFSSSPYGLVYNRAFVMGLNNPLAGLGYDAFKHACADPLYFRGWPFWDVNSGNGGGAIICLSHPHNHYLQALIDSGFPGLLCFIALVMVWLWELSKGLSAKIFNKSMAMKQAWRVGLFAAVFIHEWPFASTSNFVNMPLGGWFFLLLGLGLAYSWDYQKNYVNVEGMKNV from the coding sequence ATGGATTCTATTTATAAGTTTTTACATCATACATCCCTTGGATCTGCACTTATTTTACCTTTATTCTTAACGCATTTTCGTGGGATTGCAGATGGTTTAATGAGTTATATTGCCATTTGCTTCTTACTGCATTCCATTTTGCAAAAAGATTGGGATTGGGCAAGACAGTCATGGATAATCATAGCCTTTATATGGTGGGGATGGCTGTTGATTTGTAGTATTCCTTTTGGTTCATTTTTGCGTTATGGTGGGCAGGGAAATATTTTAGAGGCGTTTGTTGTTGTAAGGTTTCTTATATTTGTTGTTGCAATGCAGCGGTGGGTATTGGTGGACGAACGTCATCGGCGATGGATCGGGTATGTTATTGCTGGCTGTTGTCTATATATTGTTGCACAAATGTTGTGTCAGTTTGTTGTTGGGTATAATTTTTTCGGTTCCCCCAGATATATTGACGGTACATTAACGGGGCCTTATCCACATCCGAGAGCTGCAGCGCCACTATCACGCATATTATTGCCTACATCTTTGGTAAGCGTTGTGTTTGTAATTTACACTGTCAAAGGATGGAAAGGACAGTTAGGAGCCTTGCTAATATTGCTGTTTGCTTTGGCCGTATTGGCATTAGCTGGGCAAAGAATGCCATTTATTTTATTTGTGATGGGCTTAATTATTGCAGTTATTTGGCTGCGTCCTTTACGTAATTTGGCGTTGATGACTATTGGTATATTGCCTGTGGTTATTTTGATAACAGCTTTTGTATCTCCCCGCAGTTTCCATCATTTGGTCATTCGTTTTATTGAACAAATGTCCCATTTTTCTTCCAGTCCCTATGGGTTGGTTTATAATAGGGCATTCGTAATGGGGTTAAATAATCCCCTAGCCGGTCTAGGATATGATGCGTTTAAACATGCTTGTGCAGATCCATTATATTTTCGTGGATGGCCTTTTTGGGATGTTAATTCGGGAAATGGAGGCGGAGCAATTATTTGCTTAAGTCATCCACATAATCATTATCTGCAAGCATTAATTGATAGTGGTTTTCCAGGGTTATTGTGTTTTATTGCGTTGGTGATGGTTTGGCTATGGGAATTATCCAAAGGTCTAAGTGCAAAAATATTTAATAAATCGATGGCAATGAAACAAGCGTGGCGGGTTGGTTTATTTGCCGCTGTTTTTATTCATGAGTGGCCTTTTGCTTCAACAAGTAATTTTGTTAATATGCCACTGGGGGGATGGTTTTTCTTGCTTCTTGGTTTAGGGCTTGCTTATAGTTGGGATTACCAGAAAAATTATGTAAACGTGGAAGGAATGAAAAATGTCTGA
- a CDS encoding NAD(P)/FAD-dependent oxidoreductase, with the protein MIRITELKLPLDHSDTELEDALKQRLSTDIIEYHIIRRGYDARKRGHIQLVYTVDCKVVDDIHCLQQHSHDRHIQKAPEIGYRFVVDQGLGEKLASQSTYQRPVVIGAGPCGFMAGLLLAQMGLRPLILERGKAVRERTVDTFAFWRKSQFNAESNVQYGEGGAGTFSDGKLYTQISDPHHYSRKVLTEFVKAGAPEEILYLSKPHIGTFRLVSMVEHIRAEIESYGGSYRFNAHVDSIVMDKNRQVMGVRLSDGEEIASRHVILATGHSARDMMVSLYNDGVEIHAKPFSVGVRIEHPQSMIDQAQFGVQAGHKKLGAADYKLVHHTGYDRGVYSFCMCPGGTVIAAASEAGGVVTNGMSQYSRAERNANAALVVSVDPQKDYPTHPLAGIDFQRDLEQKAFVLGGSDYKAPAQRVEDFLAGRSTKAIGDVVPSYKPGVTPSNLQDILPTFVVDAIKEALPAFNRKLAGFSFADAVMTGVETRTSSPIRIPRGENGQSVNTSGLYPAGEGAGYAGGIMSAAIDGIKMAEAVAKDILQSMR; encoded by the coding sequence ATGATTCGTATAACCGAGCTAAAACTCCCTCTTGACCATAGTGATACAGAATTGGAAGATGCCCTAAAGCAGCGTTTATCAACCGATATTATAGAATACCATATTATTCGTCGGGGATATGATGCGCGAAAACGAGGACATATCCAACTTGTGTATACTGTCGATTGTAAGGTTGTGGACGACATTCATTGTTTGCAACAGCATAGTCATGACAGACATATCCAAAAAGCCCCCGAAATCGGATATCGTTTTGTTGTGGATCAGGGGTTAGGTGAAAAACTAGCGAGTCAATCAACATATCAACGTCCTGTTGTTATTGGTGCGGGACCTTGTGGATTCATGGCAGGGCTTTTATTGGCACAAATGGGATTACGGCCCTTGATTTTAGAACGCGGTAAAGCCGTTCGTGAGCGTACGGTCGATACGTTTGCATTTTGGCGAAAATCTCAATTTAATGCAGAAAGTAACGTGCAGTACGGTGAGGGTGGGGCAGGAACGTTTTCCGATGGAAAATTATATACTCAGATCAGTGATCCCCATCATTACAGTCGCAAAGTTTTAACAGAATTTGTCAAGGCTGGTGCGCCAGAAGAAATTTTATATTTATCGAAACCACACATTGGAACATTTCGATTGGTTAGTATGGTGGAACATATTCGTGCGGAAATTGAATCTTATGGTGGTAGTTATCGCTTTAATGCACATGTCGATTCAATTGTGATGGACAAAAATCGCCAGGTTATGGGGGTTAGATTAAGTGACGGTGAAGAGATTGCCAGCCGTCATGTTATATTGGCAACGGGTCACAGTGCGCGGGATATGATGGTGTCGTTATATAATGACGGGGTGGAAATACATGCCAAACCATTTTCTGTTGGGGTCAGGATTGAGCATCCGCAATCAATGATTGATCAGGCCCAGTTTGGGGTTCAAGCAGGGCATAAAAAACTAGGTGCTGCAGATTATAAATTGGTTCATCATACAGGATATGACCGTGGGGTTTATTCTTTTTGTATGTGCCCAGGGGGTACAGTGATCGCTGCTGCTTCAGAGGCGGGTGGGGTTGTGACCAATGGAATGAGCCAATATTCACGTGCCGAACGTAATGCGAATGCTGCATTGGTTGTCAGTGTTGATCCTCAAAAAGATTATCCCACGCATCCCTTGGCTGGAATTGATTTTCAAAGAGATTTAGAACAAAAAGCATTTGTTTTGGGTGGTTCTGATTATAAAGCACCTGCACAACGTGTTGAAGATTTTTTAGCGGGTCGTTCGACAAAAGCAATAGGGGATGTGGTTCCTTCTTATAAGCCAGGGGTAACGCCCAGCAATCTTCAAGATATTCTGCCAACGTTTGTTGTGGATGCAATTAAAGAAGCATTACCCGCATTTAATCGTAAATTGGCTGGATTTTCCTTTGCTGATGCAGTCATGACGGGGGTTGAAACCCGTACCTCGTCACCTATTCGTATCCCTCGTGGGGAAAATGGTCAAAGTGTTAATACATCAGGCCTGTATCCTGCTGGTGAGGGGGCTGGATATGCAGGGGGTATTATGTCAGCAGCCATTGACGGGATAAAAATGGCTGAAGCTGTAGCCAAAGATATATTACAATCGATGCGTTAA
- a CDS encoding YnfA family protein produces the protein MTSFLFYILAAFAEIAGCFSFWAWTRLGKSMLWTIPGTISLVFFAWILTKVDIDIAGRAYAIYGGIYIVCSLLWLWVVEDTRPDKCDIVGAVICLFGASIILLAPRS, from the coding sequence ATGACCTCTTTTCTATTCTATATTTTAGCAGCATTTGCTGAAATTGCAGGCTGCTTTTCTTTTTGGGCTTGGACACGGCTGGGGAAATCAATGTTATGGACAATTCCTGGCACGATTTCTTTGGTTTTTTTTGCATGGATATTAACGAAAGTAGATATAGATATTGCTGGTCGTGCCTATGCAATTTATGGTGGGATTTATATCGTTTGTTCTTTACTTTGGCTGTGGGTCGTTGAAGATACAAGACCTGACAAGTGCGATATCGTGGGTGCCGTTATCTGTTTATTTGGGGCTAGTATTATTTTACTTGCCCCTCGTTCATAG
- a CDS encoding NYN domain-containing protein, whose product MQITSRCAIFLDAGYIEYITRQEFSNIQINYTKLVKEISQNNTVFRTFYYNCLPYLDFSSSEDEKNLYEGKMNFFEALKFLPRFEVRLGALSRYEDADTTSLSFHQKRVDILMVVDMMHLALTKQVDHIIITTGDGDLVPAINALKQAGILVTLWHGSLRGKASPNRELFQICDERHEFSKIVNKIQKHSA is encoded by the coding sequence ATGCAAATTACTTCTCGTTGTGCTATTTTCTTGGATGCTGGATATATCGAATATATTACCAGACAGGAATTCTCTAATATCCAAATTAATTATACTAAGTTGGTGAAAGAAATTTCACAAAATAATACCGTATTCAGAACATTTTATTATAATTGTTTACCCTATCTTGACTTCTCATCCTCCGAGGATGAAAAAAATCTCTATGAAGGGAAAATGAACTTTTTTGAAGCTTTAAAATTTCTTCCCCGCTTTGAAGTCCGTCTAGGGGCATTGTCGCGTTATGAAGATGCTGATACAACATCCTTAAGTTTTCATCAAAAACGAGTGGATATTTTAATGGTGGTTGACATGATGCATCTTGCTTTAACAAAACAAGTTGATCATATCATCATCACAACAGGAGATGGCGATTTGGTTCCCGCTATTAATGCGTTAAAGCAAGCAGGGATTTTAGTTACGTTATGGCATGGCTCTTTGCGAGGGAAAGCATCTCCAAATCGTGAACTGTTTCAAATTTGTGACGAACGTCACGAGTTTTCTAAAATTGTTAATAAAATTCAAAAACATTCCGCATAA
- a CDS encoding cation diffusion facilitator family transporter — protein MILNVIQDKKILFSIGSIIISIVVLYLKYLAWYTTNSIAFYSDMLETLINVAAAIFGFIALLIAARPADADHPYGHHKAEYLSAAAEGLLVLITAILIFYESWQSWQHPRMPNAPFIGIIWNGSAGIINLIWSLILINAGKKLCSPALIAGGQHVLSDVWTTIGLIGGFILIPLLDLLYLDAILGFLIALNILRMGFHVIKEAIDGLMDKAPPPSTIEHIHKIVEQNAPEALEFHMMRFRKVGAVLFIDFHLVLPGNMNVYCAHQICDRIEYALKQSLGSVSINIHVEPEEEKKS, from the coding sequence ATGATTTTAAACGTTATTCAAGACAAAAAAATACTTTTTAGTATTGGAAGTATTATCATCAGCATTGTCGTTTTATACCTAAAGTATCTTGCTTGGTATACAACAAACAGCATTGCTTTTTACTCTGATATGCTAGAAACGTTAATTAACGTTGCCGCAGCAATATTTGGATTCATCGCTCTACTTATTGCTGCAAGACCTGCAGATGCGGATCACCCTTATGGCCATCACAAAGCTGAATACTTATCAGCAGCAGCAGAGGGATTATTGGTTTTAATCACAGCCATCTTGATTTTTTACGAATCTTGGCAATCATGGCAACATCCCCGAATGCCAAATGCCCCTTTTATTGGCATTATTTGGAATGGATCGGCTGGAATTATTAATCTAATTTGGTCCCTAATATTAATTAATGCAGGAAAAAAACTATGTTCTCCTGCATTAATTGCAGGTGGACAACATGTCTTATCGGACGTTTGGACGACAATCGGGTTGATCGGTGGATTTATACTTATTCCACTGTTGGATTTACTGTATCTGGACGCAATTTTGGGGTTTCTAATCGCTTTAAATATCTTAAGAATGGGATTTCACGTTATTAAAGAGGCCATCGATGGATTAATGGACAAAGCCCCTCCTCCGAGTACAATAGAACATATTCATAAAATAGTTGAACAAAACGCACCTGAAGCTTTGGAATTTCATATGATGCGTTTTCGTAAGGTTGGTGCTGTTCTTTTTATCGATTTTCATCTGGTCTTACCTGGCAACATGAATGTGTATTGCGCGCATCAAATATGCGATCGAATCGAATATGCTTTAAAACAATCACTCGGATCTGTTTCGATAAATATCCATGTTGAGCCAGAGGAAGAAAAAAAAAGTTAA
- a CDS encoding GNAT family N-acetyltransferase: protein MHILPATLNDLEAILQIQDSCYFEIEPESKEAMASKIITSPDTCFIAKDQHSIKGYLLALPSILGKPPQLHMETQELETNPNCLYLHDMAIDPSARGLGISKLLFQKFINTAHQKRLHHACLISIQNSVSFWQQYGFAVVEPDTYLQSKLESYGDNAVYMECRLPAHSPHI, encoded by the coding sequence ATGCATATTCTTCCAGCGACTTTAAATGATTTAGAGGCTATATTGCAAATACAGGATAGCTGTTATTTCGAAATCGAGCCTGAATCTAAAGAAGCGATGGCCTCTAAAATTATAACCAGTCCTGATACATGCTTTATCGCTAAAGATCAGCATAGTATCAAAGGGTATTTATTAGCCCTGCCATCTATTTTGGGAAAACCACCACAATTACACATGGAAACTCAAGAGTTAGAGACAAACCCAAATTGTCTTTATTTACACGACATGGCTATTGATCCAAGTGCCAGAGGATTGGGAATAAGTAAGCTTTTATTTCAAAAATTTATAAACACTGCACATCAAAAACGCTTGCATCATGCTTGCTTAATTTCAATTCAAAATTCGGTTTCTTTTTGGCAGCAATATGGTTTTGCCGTTGTCGAACCAGACACGTATCTACAATCCAAATTAGAATCCTACGGAGATAATGCAGTTTATATGGAATGTCGCTTGCCTGCCCATTCCCCCCACATTTGA
- the gatA gene encoding Asp-tRNA(Asn)/Glu-tRNA(Gln) amidotransferase subunit GatA, with the protein MLTGMKITEAVDGLRQKKFSAEELTKAHIKVIDQLNDRINAYITVTADAAIEQAKAADQKLAAGDAPALTGIPLAIKDLFCTKGVKTTAASRILENFVPPYESTVTANLLRDGAVFLGKVNLDEFAMGSGNLNSAFGAVENPWKRQGEDTFLVPGGSSGGSAAAVAAEMAMGATGTDTGGSIRQPAAYCGITGIKPTYGRCSRWGIIAYASSLDQAGPMGKSVEDCAIMLQSMAGFDPKDSTSVDKEVPDYRAACNRSLKGMKVGIPMEYRAPGLSPEIEAVWQQGINWLKEAGCEIVDVSLPHTKYGLATYYIIAPAEASSNLARYDGVRYGRRVAGASLDELYANTRGEGFGDEVKRRILMGTYVLSAGYYDAYYLRAQKVRKLIYQDFMNVFDKVDVLLTPTAPTAAFAKGENQEDPVQMYLNDIFTVPASMAGVPGLALPAGLSGQGLPLGLQVLGRPFDEETLFAVGSAMEKAANFTHKPILRAGVSL; encoded by the coding sequence ATGTTAACTGGAATGAAAATTACAGAGGCAGTTGATGGACTGCGTCAAAAGAAATTTAGTGCCGAGGAATTAACCAAAGCACATATCAAGGTGATAGATCAATTAAATGATCGTATTAATGCCTATATTACGGTGACTGCGGATGCTGCGATTGAACAAGCCAAAGCAGCAGATCAAAAATTGGCTGCTGGGGATGCGCCTGCATTAACAGGGATTCCATTGGCAATCAAAGATTTGTTTTGTACCAAAGGCGTTAAAACCACCGCAGCCAGCCGTATTTTAGAAAATTTTGTACCTCCTTATGAAAGCACTGTAACGGCTAATCTGCTGCGCGATGGTGCGGTATTCTTGGGCAAAGTCAATCTTGATGAATTTGCAATGGGTTCTGGCAATCTGAATTCTGCGTTTGGTGCCGTGGAAAATCCTTGGAAACGTCAAGGCGAAGATACATTCCTTGTTCCTGGTGGGTCTTCTGGTGGTTCTGCTGCTGCGGTTGCTGCTGAAATGGCAATGGGGGCAACGGGAACCGATACGGGCGGGTCTATCCGTCAACCCGCGGCTTATTGTGGGATTACAGGGATCAAACCAACTTATGGTCGTTGCAGCCGTTGGGGGATTATTGCCTATGCCAGCTCTTTAGATCAAGCTGGTCCAATGGGGAAATCGGTTGAAGATTGTGCTATTATGTTGCAATCTATGGCTGGATTTGATCCAAAAGACAGCACCTCTGTTGACAAAGAAGTTCCCGATTACCGTGCTGCTTGTAACCGTTCTTTGAAAGGGATGAAGGTCGGTATTCCGATGGAATATCGTGCACCTGGTCTATCTCCTGAAATCGAAGCCGTTTGGCAGCAAGGGATTAATTGGCTGAAAGAAGCAGGTTGCGAGATCGTTGACGTATCCTTACCGCATACAAAATATGGGTTGGCAACGTACTATATTATTGCGCCTGCTGAAGCCTCTTCTAACCTTGCTCGATATGATGGCGTTCGTTATGGTCGTCGCGTTGCTGGTGCAAGCCTTGATGAACTTTATGCGAATACGCGTGGTGAAGGGTTCGGAGATGAAGTTAAACGCCGTATTTTGATGGGAACTTATGTGCTTTCTGCGGGATATTATGATGCGTATTATTTGCGTGCTCAAAAAGTGCGTAAATTGATTTATCAAGATTTCATGAATGTGTTTGATAAAGTCGACGTGTTATTAACGCCAACCGCACCAACCGCAGCTTTTGCTAAAGGTGAAAATCAAGAAGATCCCGTGCAAATGTATTTAAATGATATCTTCACGGTTCCTGCCAGCATGGCTGGGGTTCCTGGTCTTGCGTTACCAGCTGGATTAAGCGGTCAAGGATTGCCTTTGGGATTACAAGTATTAGGTCGTCCTTTTGATGAGGAAACCTTATTTGCCGTTGGTTCCGCAATGGAAAAAGCAGCAAACTTTACCCATAAACCAATACTACGTGCAGGAGTTTCATTATGA